Within Bifidobacterium dentium JCM 1195 = DSM 20436, the genomic segment GTCCGGCAGGCGTGGAGGCCGTCGACGAGGTGGACGCCGCGATCGAGGCCGCCCAGCGCATGGCGCGTCACCTGGCGAAGCACTCGCCTTCAGGCAAGGGTGCCGTCGCCGTATCCGGCGCCGTCGATCTGGTGACCGACGGCGAGCATACCTTCCGACTGCCCGGCGGCAGCGCGATGATGACGAAGATCACCGGCGCCGGCTGCTCGTTGGGCGGCGTGACCGCAACGTATCTGGCGGTCTCCGAACCGCTGGTCGCAGCCATTTCCGCATCGTTGCTCTACAATCGCGCATCCGAAATCGCCGAGCAGGAATCCAATGGACCGGGATCCTTCCAGGTCGCACTGCTCGATGCCCTGTGGAATGTGACCGCCGAGCAGGTGGCCGCTTCCGAAATCATCGAGGACTGACGATTCCACCGCACGTCACGCATGCATCGTTCCTTCGATGCCCGGCCATCATGCATGGCAACGTGCGATGGCAGCAAAATCGTGTACGTACGGCGGCATAGACCGGTAGTTCCGACATCACATCATCACAAGACTTCTGGATTACTTACCACAAACAAGGGGGAACCAACAATGAATGATTATCCATACGCGTCGATGCGCGACTGTTTCGACATGAGCGCGTACTTCGTGGTCGGCCCGCAGGACTGCAAGGGCCGTCCCATCACGGACGTGGTCGATGACGCGTTGCGTGGGGGCGCAACCTTCATCCAGCTGCGTGCCAAGAATACGGACGCCAAGGATCTGACGCTCATGGCACAGGACATCGCGCAGATCATCGAAGACAACGGCAAGTCCGATGCCGTGGCCTTCGTGATCGACGACCGTGTGGATGTGGTCTGGCAGGCCCGTAACAAGGGCATCAAGGTCGACGGCGTGCATATCGGGCAGACCGACATGGAACCGCGTGAAGCCCGCGCGCTGCTTGGCGAGGAAGCCATCGTGGGCCTGTCCGCCGAGACCGAAAGCTTGGTGAGGCTTATCAACGAGCTGCCGAATGGCTGCATCGACTATATCGGCGCCGGACCGCTGCATGTCTCCACCACCAAGCCGGAGGCTTCCGTAGGCGGCAATGACGGTTCCGGGAATACGCTCGACGAGGATCAGATCAACACCATCTGCACGGCGAGCGATTTTCCGGTCGTGGTCGGCGGCGGCGTCACGGCCGATGACATGGAGATGCTGGCCCGTTCGAAGGCGGCCGGCTGGTTCGTGGTGTCGGCGATCGCCGGTGCGGACGATCCGGAGGCGGCCACCCGTGAGATGGTGACCCGTTGGAAGGCCGTACGCGGGGAAACGAAGCATGGCTTCGCGCCGCGAGTGCAGTCGGCGGATACGGCAACGACCACCGATACGCAGATGACGGAGAGCAACAACGGGAAGTTCACGAACGCCAAGGAAGCGAAGGCCTCTTCCAAACTGGCCAAGCAGCAGCGCGTAGACATCGCCGCCCGCGGCTCCAAGCAGCGCGACAAGGCGCATGTCCGCAAAACCACGCCAGTACATTTCGAAAACCGATTCGGCTCCTACGACCTTGAAGTGCCATATACCGAAATCAAGTTGTCCGACACTCCAGGCGTAGGCCCGAACGCGCCGTTCAAGGATTACAACACCGAAGGTCCCAAGTGCGACCCGAAGGAAGGACTGGCGCCGCTACGTCTCGACTGGATCCGCGATCGCGGGGACGTCGAGGAGTACGAGGGCCGTCGGCGCAATCTCGAGGATGACGGCAAACGCGCCATCAAACGCGGCAAGGCATCCAAGGAATGGCGTGGCCGCCAGCATAAGCCGCTTAAGGCGAAGGACCATCCGATCACCCAGATGTGGTATGCGCGTCACGACATCATCACACCGGAGATGCGTTATGTTGCCGAACGCGAGCACTGCGACGTGGAGCTGGTACGTTCCGAACTGGCCGCAGGTCGCGCGGTCATGCCGTGCAACATCAACCATCCCGAGGCCGAGCCGATGATCATCGGCTCGAGATTCCTTACCAAGCTCAACGCCAACATGGGCAATTCCGCAGTGACCTCCTCCATCGACGAGGAGGTGGAGAAACTCACATGGGCCACCAAGTGGGGAGCCGACACCGTGATGGATCTTTCCACCGGCAACGACATCCACACCACCCGCGAATGGATCCTCAGGAACTCCCCCGTGCCGATCGGCACGGTCCCGATGTACCAAGCGCTTGAAAAGGTGGAGGACGACGCCTCCAAACTCAGCTGGGAGCTGTTCCGCGACACCGTGATCGAACAGTGCGAGCAGGGCGTGGACTACATGACCATCCACGCCGGCGTGCTGTTGCGGTTCGTGCCGTTGACCGCCAACCGCATGACGGGCATCGTCTCGCGGGGCGGATCGATCATGGCCGAATGGTGTCTGCAACATCATCAGGAAAGCTTCCTGTATACGCATTTCGATGAGCTGTGCGAGATCTTCGCCAAGTACGACGTGGCGTTCTCTCTGGGCGACGGCCTGCGGCCCGGCTCACTGGCGGATGCCAACGACGCGGCGCAGTTCGCGGAGCTCATGACCTTGGGCGAGCTCACCCAGCGAGCATGGGAGCATGACGTGCAGGTGATGATCGAAGGCCCGGGACACATTCCGTTCGACACCGTACGCATGAACATCGAAATGGAGAAGGCGATCTGCAAGGATGCCCCGTTCTATACGTTGGGCCCGCTCACGACCGACACCGCCCCCGGCTACGACCACATCACCTCGGCAATCGGCGGTGTGGAGATCGCCCGCTACGGCACCGCCATGCTGTGCTATGTGACGCCGAAGGAGCACCTCGGCCTGCCGAACAAGGATGATGTCAAACAGGGCGTAATCGCCTATAAGATCGCCTGCCATGCAGCCGACATCGCCAAACACCACCCGCATGCCATCGACCGCGATAACGCGATGAGCAAGGCGCGCTTCGAATTCCGTTGGCTCGACCAGTTCAATCTGAGCTACGATCCGGACACGGCCATCGCCTTCCATGACGACACCCTGCCCGCCGAACCGGCGAAGATGGCGCACTTCTGCTCGATGTGCGGTCCGAAGTTCTGTTCGATGGCCATCTCGCAGAACATCCGCAGGAAGTTCGGCAATGCCGAGGCGCAGGAAAAGCTCGTGGCCGACGCGCAATGAGCCAGAGCAAACGGTCTCCCCGACCATCCCCAGGCCCTTTCACGGCAGCTTCATCCATGGGAATCACAAGATAACAAAGGAGCATTCATGACCAGCACATTGCCACCGGTATTGAGCATCGCAGGATCGGATTCCTCCGGCGGCGCGGGCATTCAGGCCGATCTGAAGACCATGCTCGCCAACGGTGTATTCGGCATGACCGCCATCGCGGCGCTGACCGCGCAGAACACCACCGGCGTGCGCATGGTCACGAATACCCCACCAGACATGCTCGCCGCACAGATCGACGCCGTGTTCGAGGACATTCCACCGCTGGCGGTGAAGATCGGCATGGTCTCCAGCGTCGAGCTGATTGACGTGATCGCCGATCGACTGACCTTCCACAAGGCCACGAACGTCGTACTCGACCCGGTGATGGTGGCCACTTCCGGAGCCAAACTCATCGAGGATGACGCCATCGCGGCGCTGACTTCCCAACTGTTTCCGCTGGCCACGGTGATCACGCCGAACATGCCGGAAACGCAGGCGCTGTGCGATCTGGCCGTCACGCAGGGCGCGCAGCCAATCAACTATGACAATGGCGAAAGCATCTCCACACCCGCCGATATGACGGTGGCAGGGCATCTGCTAGCGGATCATTTCGACTGTGCGGTACTCGTCAAGGGCGGCCATGGCACACAGGATGCCAGTGACGTGCTGGTCGAGCCGAACGGTCGAGTGACCTGGTTCACGGGTCATCGCGTCGATAATCCGAATACGCATGGCACCGGATGCACGCTGTCGTCCGCCATCGCATCGCATCTGGCGCTTGGCGAGGATCTGCCGACCGCCGTCGACCATGCCAAGCTGTATCTGACGGGCGCCTTGGAGGCGCAGCTCGATCTCGGCCATGGCTCCGGCCCGATGGACCACGCGTGGCGGTGGCGCTGACCGTACGGGCTGAACCATCGCATAAGCTGAATCATAATGAAAAGACGAGCCGAAGAAAGGAATACCATGTCCCTTGATCGCAACGCCGAACGGCAGGAGGTGCCGGTCGACCCGGCAACCGGCAAGCCGTATATCAACACCTTGGCCGCCGTCGCCATCTCCCCTGCCGGCGCAAGTCCGGAAAAATCCACCTACGTGTCGCAGGCGGTCGACGTGATTCGCCAATCCGGACTGCCGAACGAGACCAATGCGATGTTCACCAACATCGAAGGCGACATCGACGATGTGCTCAAGGTGATCCGCGATGCCACCATGAAGCTCGCCGGACAGGGCTACCGTACCGACGTGGTGATCAGGCTTGACATCCGTCCCGGATTCGAAGGCCAGATTCACGCCAAGCAGGAACTCGTCGATGAGATTCTTTCCGGCGACCAACAATGATGCGGCACTGACACACCGTCGGTTTTCTCAAGAAATGCAATCCTCCGGAATAAGGGAAGGTATAGTGTTGCCCTTATGACGACGATGAAGGAAATTGCCGAAAAGACCGGTGTGTCCGTATCCACCGTTTCCCTGGTGCTCAATAAACGCGATGTCGGGCGTGTCAAGCCCGACATCGCGCAACGCGTTCGTCAGACCGCCACCGATCTGGGGTATAAGCCCAATCCTCTGGCGCGAAGCCTTCGTACCAGCAAGACCCGCATCCTCGGGTTCATCAGCGAAGAGGTCGCGACCACTCCGTACGCAGGCGGCATCATTCTGGGCGCTCAGGATGCGGCCAGCACCTACGGCTATATGCTGATCACCGTCAGCACCGACGGACAGGCCAGCGAGGAAAGCGAGATCGCCGCACTGAAGCGGTACGGCGTGGACGGCTTCTTCTATTCGAAGATGTCGAACCGCATCGCCACCGTGCCGAAAAGCCTGTCCGATTATCCGGTCGTGCTGGTGGATGCCACCGACGCGAACAACACACTCCCCAGCGTCGAACCGGACGAATTCCAAATCGCCTACGATGCCACCAGTCGTCTGATCGAAGCCGGTTGCGAACGTATCGCCTATGTCGGCTGCTCCGAGAACATGATCGCCCAGGACGGTCGTCTTGCCGGCTACCGCGCCGCATTGGAAGGCACCGACCACGGTTTCGATGCATCGTTGGTATGTAACGTATTGAACAATGGTCCGGCCTTGCGTGCCGTGGATGCATTGTTCAATACGTACAATCCCGATGGATTCTTCTGTTTCAACGATGCACGCGCCTGGTATGTGTACGAGTGCGCCGCCCGCCGTGGTCTGACCGTAGGCAAGGATCTCTCGGTCGTTGGCGTGGATAACCACCGTGTGTTCGCCGAGACTTTGGAACCACAGCTGACCACCGTGGAACTGCCTCATTACGAGATGGGATATTGGGCCGCCTGCAAGCTGATCTCCATGATCGAAGGCAAACCGGTCGACACCACCAAATGGCCGCGAACCACATCTCCCCTGCCACCGCTTGATGCCCCGATTCCCGCGAAGATTCATTGCGCCCTGATCGAAAAGGGCTCTGTGGCCCGCTGACGCCCCGGCGCCCCACCCCGACGCAAGCCATCGACCATACTCACGACACGCCGAAGGGGTGGTATTGGCATACCCCACTTTCGGCTTCATTCCGGCAATTGTGTATATCCTTTGCGATTATTGGCGTCAATCGATTTACGTCAATCGATTGACGTGTTACACTTGAGTCAGTTCGCCACCCGACATGGCAGCTGGGAAGACGAACGGTAAACAATACAACATCAGCAAATAACAGCGGTGTCGCACGGCAGCGGCACCAAGAAGAGAAAAAGAGAAATCAATGGCAAGCTCAACTCGATCTGCATGGAAGAATCCTTCCTATCTGCAGAGCTCCTTTGGCATCTTCATGTTCTTCTGCTCCTGGGGCATCTGGTGGTCCTTCTTCTCCAGGTGGCTTACCGACCCGACCCACGGCTTGGGCATGACCTCCGCCGAGCAGGGCCAGATCTACTCCATCAACTCGCTGGCCACTTTGGTCATCATGTTCGCCTACGGCGCCATTCAGGACCAGCTTGGCATCAAGCGCAAGCTCGTCATCTTCATTTCCGCCGTAGCGGCACTGGTCGGCCCGTTCGTGCAGTTCGTATATGCCCCGATGCTCACCGCCGGCGGCGCAACCCGCTACGCAGGCGTGCTCATCGGCTCCATCGTGCTGTCCGCAGGCTTCATGGCCGGTTGCTCCCTGTTCGAGGCGGTCACCGAACGCTATTCCCGTAAGTTCGGCTTTGAATACGGCCAGTCCCGTGCCTGGGGCTCCTTCGGCTACGCAATCGTGGCGCTGTGCGCAGGCTTCCTGTTCAACATCAACCCGCTGCTCAACTTCTGGGTCGGCTCCATCTGCGGCCTCGGCATGCTGTGCGTCTACGCCTTCTGGGTTCCGTCCGAGCAGAAGGTAGAGCTCAAGAAGGAAGCCGATCCGAACGCCACGCCGACCAACCCGTCCTTCAAGGAGATGATCTCCGTCCTGAAGATGCCGACCCTGTGGGTGCTCATCGTCTTCATGCTGCTGACCAACACCTTCTACACCGTGTTCGACCAGCAGATGTTCCCGAACTACTACGCCTCCCTCTTCTCCACCACTGAAATCGGCAACGCCACCTACGGCACCCTGAACTCCTTCCAGGTGTTCCTCGAGTCCGCCATGATGGGCGTGGTTCCGATCATCATGAAGAAGATCGGCGTTCGCAACTCCCTGCTGCTCGGCGCAACCGTGATGTTCCTGCGCATCGGCCTGTGCGGCGTGTTCCACGACCCGATTTCCGTGTCCATCGTCAAGCTGTTCCACTCCATCGAGGTCCCGCTGTTCTGCCTGCCGGCGTTCCGCTACTTCACCCTGCACTTCGACACCAAGCTGTCGGCGACCCTGTACATGGTGGGCTTCCAGATCGCCTCCCAGGTCGGCCAGGTGATCTTCTCCACCCCGCTTGGCGCACTGCATGACGCCATGGGCGACCGTCCGACCTTCTTCACCATCTCCGCCATCGTGCTCGCAGCACTGGTCTACGGCACCTTCGTCATCAAGAAGGACGACCAGGAGGTCGGCGGCGATCCGTTCTACACCGACAAGCAGCTCAAGGCAATGGAAGCCTCCAAGGCCAACGCCTGAGTCGCAAATCCCGAATCGTAGAACGACCTGAAAACGTGGTGCTCGAAGCGGTTTTCCCCTTTTGCCGCTTCGGGCATCATCACCATAACCAAACACATCAATCACATTCCCTCATGAAAGGCAATCAACGATGACTGGCTTCACCCCGGACGCACCGGTGCTCAACGAATTTACGAACCATGGCGAAGAGCTGGCCAAAGCCGAAGCGGGCGTGGCCGCAATGTTCGCCAAGCGCAACAACCGCTGGTATCCGAAGTTCCACATCGCCTCCGACGGCGGATGGATCAACGATCCGAACGGCCTGTGCTACTACAAGGGTCGCTGGCACGTGTTCTACCAGCTGCACCCATATGGCACCCAGTGGGGCCCCATGCACTGGGGTCACGTCTCCTCCACCGACATGGTCAACTGGAAGCGCGAGCCGGTCATGTTCGCCCCGTCTCTTGAGCAAGAGAAGAACGGCGTGTTCTCCGGTTCCGCGGTGATCGGCGACGACGGCGAGCTCAAGTTCTACTACACCGGCCATCGTTGGGCCAACGGCGTGGACAACACCGGCGGCGACTGGCAGGTGCAGATGCTCGCCGAACCGGATAACGACGAGTTGACCAGCGCTACCAAGCGCGGCATGATCATCGATTGCCCGACCGATCAGGTGGATCACCACTATCGTGATCCGAAGGTGTGGAAGACCGGCGACAAATGGTACATGACCTTTGGCGTCTCCTCCGCCGAGAAGCGTGGCCAGATGTGGCTGTTCTCCTCCGACGACATGGTGCGCTGGACCTATGAGCGCGTGCTGTTCGAGCATCCGGATCCGAACGTGTTCATGCTTGAATGCCCGGACTTCTTCCCGATTCGAGACGCGGAAGGCAACGAGAAGTGGGTCATCGGCTTCTCCGCCATGGGTGCGAAGCCGAGCGGTTTCATGAACCGGAACGTGAACAATGCCGGATACATGATCGGCACGTGGACCCCGGGTGAGGCTTTCCAGCCGGAAACCGAGTTCCGCCTGTGGGACTGGGGTCACAACTACTATGCCCCGCAGTCGTTCAATGACGACAAGCGCCAGATCGTCTACGGCTGGATGAGCCCGTTCGTCGAGCCAATTCCGATGCAGGACGACGGCTGGTGCGGCAACCTGACCCTGCCTCGTGAGATTACGCTGGGTGCCGATGGCGATCTGCACACCGCTCCGGTCGCCGAGATGGAAGGTCTGCGCGAGGACACGTTCGACCATGGCGCGATCTCGCTGGGCGTCAATGGAGAGAAGACCATCTCCGATGACGCCGAGGCCGTCGAAATCGAAATGACCATCGATCTCAACGCCTCCACCGCCGAACGTGCCGGACTGAAGATTCATGCCACCGAGGACGGCGCCTACACGTATGTGGCATTCGACGCTCAGATCGGACGCGTGGTGATCGACCGTCAGGCCGCCGCACAAGGCGACCGCGGCTACCGCGCCGCACCGCTTTCCGATGAGGAGCTGGCCTCCGGTGAGCTCAAGCTGCGTGTGTATGTGGACCGTGGCTGCGTCGAAGTGTACGTGAATGACGGACGCCAGGTCATGAGCTCCTTCAGCTACGCATCCGAAGGACCGCGCGCCATCAAGCTTGTCGCCGAATCCGGCACACTTGAAGTCAAGTCACTTAAGCTTCACCACATGAAGTCCATCGGTCTGGAGTAAATCCCGATCCACACGGATCATAGTCCAGCGAAGAACCTACGCCGGAGGAATGGTAGCGGAAAGCGCCCATTCCTCCGGCGATTTCGTAATCTCCATATGTCCGCCGCGGTCCTCGATCAGACGCCCATACCGCGCCAAGCCGCTGCCATGCACCAAATCAGCATCACGGTTGGCAGGAGTATCGATAAGCGCTATGTGCACGGCGTCGTCTTCGATGCCGACAGTCAGCACATATCCTTCCGAAAGTTCGGCATGTTTGATGATGTTGCCGTACAGCTCCTCCACGAATCCGGCAATCAGATCATCGCAGGCGACTTCGCCTTCGCCGGAGACGATCGTCCTTCCGGAACAGCCCAGTTTGGTAAGCCTACGTTCCATGAGCTCGGAAATATCCTGCAGTTTCGACCGCAATGTCACTCCATTCCGCATCGGTTGCGCCTTCGCCGAGCCGCGAGACCGCGCATCGCCGGAATCTTGAGAGTCCTCGTCCCGTTCGATCAGATCAATGACCCGATGCGTATGGGTCAGCGCATTCGCCGCGACGGACCGCAATTCACGCAGCTCGGCATCATCGGGAACATGCCCTTCGGCGATATCGCCGTCGATGCGCAACACCAGATAGGCCAGATCATTGGACACATGATCGTGGATGCTTCTCGCCGCACGGGCACGCCGCCGCCGCTGTTCCGCACGCATCCGTTCCAATTGCCCGTCATATCGTCGGCGCATGCAATAGCCGCCGAATACGAATCCAATCGGCAGCACGCACACCATAATCATCACCTGCCATGGGAAACCGGATGGCGTTACGATTTCGACATTCGCATCACCGCTGCTTCCGGAATCGCCATAGACATCATCCGTTTCAGCGGACCCTTGTACTGCGGACCGTTCCGGCGACGATGCAGACGTTGCCATGAACGGCATGTCCGCATCATGCATCAGCGGCGCGATGCTTTCGCACATCATCAGCCAGGCGACCATCGCAAGCATCGCACATATGCCGGCGACGACCGCACGCCGGAATGCCATCACCGCCAACGAGACCAACATCAACGCAGTCAGGCCGACCGGCGTCACGCCAGCCACCAGGCATAGGGCGATCCACATCGCAACGGTCGCCATTGCGGCCCTTAGGGGAAAGCGAAGCATCAGCATCGCTACGCATGTGGCGAGAAGCACACAGCAGCCCAGCGGAATCCCGATCTCCCCGATC encodes:
- a CDS encoding sensor histidine kinase, producing the protein MATVAMWIALCLVAGVTPVGLTALMLVSLAVMAFRRAVVAGICAMLAMVAWLMMCESIAPLMHDADMPFMATSASSPERSAVQGSAETDDVYGDSGSSGDANVEIVTPSGFPWQVMIMVCVLPIGFVFGGYCMRRRYDGQLERMRAEQRRRRARAARSIHDHVSNDLAYLVLRIDGDIAEGHVPDDAELRELRSVAANALTHTHRVIDLIERDEDSQDSGDARSRGSAKAQPMRNGVTLRSKLQDISELMERRLTKLGCSGRTIVSGEGEVACDDLIAGFVEELYGNIIKHAELSEGYVLTVGIEDDAVHIALIDTPANRDADLVHGSGLARYGRLIEDRGGHMEITKSPEEWALSATIPPA
- the thiC gene encoding phosphomethylpyrimidine synthase ThiC; the encoded protein is MNDYPYASMRDCFDMSAYFVVGPQDCKGRPITDVVDDALRGGATFIQLRAKNTDAKDLTLMAQDIAQIIEDNGKSDAVAFVIDDRVDVVWQARNKGIKVDGVHIGQTDMEPREARALLGEEAIVGLSAETESLVRLINELPNGCIDYIGAGPLHVSTTKPEASVGGNDGSGNTLDEDQINTICTASDFPVVVGGGVTADDMEMLARSKAAGWFVVSAIAGADDPEAATREMVTRWKAVRGETKHGFAPRVQSADTATTTDTQMTESNNGKFTNAKEAKASSKLAKQQRVDIAARGSKQRDKAHVRKTTPVHFENRFGSYDLEVPYTEIKLSDTPGVGPNAPFKDYNTEGPKCDPKEGLAPLRLDWIRDRGDVEEYEGRRRNLEDDGKRAIKRGKASKEWRGRQHKPLKAKDHPITQMWYARHDIITPEMRYVAEREHCDVELVRSELAAGRAVMPCNINHPEAEPMIIGSRFLTKLNANMGNSAVTSSIDEEVEKLTWATKWGADTVMDLSTGNDIHTTREWILRNSPVPIGTVPMYQALEKVEDDASKLSWELFRDTVIEQCEQGVDYMTIHAGVLLRFVPLTANRMTGIVSRGGSIMAEWCLQHHQESFLYTHFDELCEIFAKYDVAFSLGDGLRPGSLADANDAAQFAELMTLGELTQRAWEHDVQVMIEGPGHIPFDTVRMNIEMEKAICKDAPFYTLGPLTTDTAPGYDHITSAIGGVEIARYGTAMLCYVTPKEHLGLPNKDDVKQGVIAYKIACHAADIAKHHPHAIDRDNAMSKARFEFRWLDQFNLSYDPDTAIAFHDDTLPAEPAKMAHFCSMCGPKFCSMAISQNIRRKFGNAEAQEKLVADAQ
- a CDS encoding LacI family DNA-binding transcriptional regulator translates to MTTMKEIAEKTGVSVSTVSLVLNKRDVGRVKPDIAQRVRQTATDLGYKPNPLARSLRTSKTRILGFISEEVATTPYAGGIILGAQDAASTYGYMLITVSTDGQASEESEIAALKRYGVDGFFYSKMSNRIATVPKSLSDYPVVLVDATDANNTLPSVEPDEFQIAYDATSRLIEAGCERIAYVGCSENMIAQDGRLAGYRAALEGTDHGFDASLVCNVLNNGPALRAVDALFNTYNPDGFFCFNDARAWYVYECAARRGLTVGKDLSVVGVDNHRVFAETLEPQLTTVELPHYEMGYWAACKLISMIEGKPVDTTKWPRTTSPLPPLDAPIPAKIHCALIEKGSVAR
- a CDS encoding thiamine-binding protein, producing MSLDRNAERQEVPVDPATGKPYINTLAAVAISPAGASPEKSTYVSQAVDVIRQSGLPNETNAMFTNIEGDIDDVLKVIRDATMKLAGQGYRTDVVIRLDIRPGFEGQIHAKQELVDEILSGDQQ
- a CDS encoding glycoside hydrolase family 32 protein, whose product is MTGFTPDAPVLNEFTNHGEELAKAEAGVAAMFAKRNNRWYPKFHIASDGGWINDPNGLCYYKGRWHVFYQLHPYGTQWGPMHWGHVSSTDMVNWKREPVMFAPSLEQEKNGVFSGSAVIGDDGELKFYYTGHRWANGVDNTGGDWQVQMLAEPDNDELTSATKRGMIIDCPTDQVDHHYRDPKVWKTGDKWYMTFGVSSAEKRGQMWLFSSDDMVRWTYERVLFEHPDPNVFMLECPDFFPIRDAEGNEKWVIGFSAMGAKPSGFMNRNVNNAGYMIGTWTPGEAFQPETEFRLWDWGHNYYAPQSFNDDKRQIVYGWMSPFVEPIPMQDDGWCGNLTLPREITLGADGDLHTAPVAEMEGLREDTFDHGAISLGVNGEKTISDDAEAVEIEMTIDLNASTAERAGLKIHATEDGAYTYVAFDAQIGRVVIDRQAAAQGDRGYRAAPLSDEELASGELKLRVYVDRGCVEVYVNDGRQVMSSFSYASEGPRAIKLVAESGTLEVKSLKLHHMKSIGLE
- the thiD gene encoding bifunctional hydroxymethylpyrimidine kinase/phosphomethylpyrimidine kinase, whose protein sequence is MTSTLPPVLSIAGSDSSGGAGIQADLKTMLANGVFGMTAIAALTAQNTTGVRMVTNTPPDMLAAQIDAVFEDIPPLAVKIGMVSSVELIDVIADRLTFHKATNVVLDPVMVATSGAKLIEDDAIAALTSQLFPLATVITPNMPETQALCDLAVTQGAQPINYDNGESISTPADMTVAGHLLADHFDCAVLVKGGHGTQDASDVLVEPNGRVTWFTGHRVDNPNTHGTGCTLSSAIASHLALGEDLPTAVDHAKLYLTGALEAQLDLGHGSGPMDHAWRWR
- a CDS encoding MFS transporter → MASSTRSAWKNPSYLQSSFGIFMFFCSWGIWWSFFSRWLTDPTHGLGMTSAEQGQIYSINSLATLVIMFAYGAIQDQLGIKRKLVIFISAVAALVGPFVQFVYAPMLTAGGATRYAGVLIGSIVLSAGFMAGCSLFEAVTERYSRKFGFEYGQSRAWGSFGYAIVALCAGFLFNINPLLNFWVGSICGLGMLCVYAFWVPSEQKVELKKEADPNATPTNPSFKEMISVLKMPTLWVLIVFMLLTNTFYTVFDQQMFPNYYASLFSTTEIGNATYGTLNSFQVFLESAMMGVVPIIMKKIGVRNSLLLGATVMFLRIGLCGVFHDPISVSIVKLFHSIEVPLFCLPAFRYFTLHFDTKLSATLYMVGFQIASQVGQVIFSTPLGALHDAMGDRPTFFTISAIVLAALVYGTFVIKKDDQEVGGDPFYTDKQLKAMEASKANA